ACTATTTACAGACATAAGCGTGCTGACACCTAAACCTAACGCAAGTAATACTTTTTTCATTTCTTTCCTCTTATTTAATGATACCGCGAGCACGGAGCAATGCGGTTTTAAAATCTTCTTCGTAATCTTTTTTGAGACCAGGAATTGGCTCATATTTATCTGTACCATCCATTTTTAACTGATAAATAATCACTTCATCAGTTAATTCATTTAATGGTTTTTGGAAACCTGATTCATTGGCAATTTTTTGCAAAATTTCCATTAAACTCAAATCCGAGTCTTTAGACCAATAAAACTGTAAAAGTTCCAAAACTTCATTTAAACGCTTACATTTCATTGCTATTTCCGTTTTAATCGTAAAAAATAGGCAAATGATACTTGAAATAATGATAGATTAAAATATGACAATTACAATAAGTGCGGTAATTTTGGCAGGTGGCAAAGCACGCAGAATAGGCGGGCAAGATAAAGGATTACAGATTTTAGGTAAACAATCTTTAATTGAACATGTTATTAATCGCTTACAACCACAAATTCATCAGATTTCAATTAACACTAACCGAAATCAAACAGAATATGCAAAATTTGGCTTTCCTGTTTTCTCCGATGAACTGCCCGATTTTCAAGGGCCATTAAGTGGCATGCTAACAGCTCTAGAAAAGAAAAAAAGTGACTTTATCCTTTTTACACCTTGTGATACGCCTTTTTTTCCTATGAATCTTTTAGATAAACTCAAAAGTGCGGTTAAAAATGACCGCACTTTAATTGCGTATGCTTGCGATGAAGAACGTGAACATCCCGTTTTTTGTTTAATGTCCGTTCAGCTAAAGGAAAAATTGCGACACTATTTAGCATCGGGTGAACGACGCCTTTTACAATTTATGAAAGAAAATGGCGGGATTTCAGTAAAATTCACGCAAGAAGAAGGTAACTTCGAGAATTTTAATACGCTAGATGATTTAAAGAAAACAGTCATCTAACCGAACACTAACAAAAGTGCGGTTTATTTTTATTATTTACGAGCACCAAATATCGCAATCAATTCTTTCACTTTTACGCGTTTTTCTGGGTTTTAAAATAGTTATGGTAACTAGCTGGCTTAAACCCACCATACGCAACTAAATTAGCTCTAGTCCTAACACTTTACGACCGTTAATACTTGCGATATTGACCATTTCATCTAAGTGAGGGAAACGGCAACCCGCAGCTAATAGGCTTAATTCTTGCCATAAATCGCCTTCACATAGAGGAACCATGTAATCACAAATATTATCTGTGCCTAGGGCAACAGTGATACCTTCGGGAATCATTTCATCTGCTGGCGTGAGTGCATTATGGAATGGCATAAGATCTTCTTTGCGATTACTGTCAATCCATGCCATAGGACAGGCTATCATCATCATTTTGGCTTTACGCATTTTTTCGTAAAGTTTGTAGCGATATTCTTTTGAATGTGAGCCAATGGAAATACCATGGATACCTACAACTCGCCCCTCCATTCCGTGTTCAATGGTTTTGTCGCAAAGTTGCTCGGTTTCTTTTTCACTTGGATTGTTGAATTGGTCTACATGTACATGACACATAATTCCAAGAGATTTGGCCTTATCTAACAAGATATCCATCGCTTCTAAGCCACGTCCATAATCCAATTCATCACGATATGGTAAGCCGCCAATCATATCTACCATTTCTGCACCAATATCAAACCATTTACGCGCAGTGGGTTCTATTACCCCTTTTAAAGTTTGATTGGCAAATTTTAAAATAATGTCATGTTTATACACTTCGCGGGCTTTGTGTGCGGCAATAATTGCACGATCTTCACAAATTGGGTCTATATCGACAAAAGTACCAAATGCGGTTACACCTTGGGATATCATTAATTCAATAGATTGGCAAAAACGTGCGTAATAATCATCAACACTGGAAGTGCGTTTTACTTCATCCACTAAATCCCATTTTTGTTGCAAATTACTACTATGATAAATCCCAATTTTCTCTGGCGTCATCGTAAAAGCGCGGTCAGCATGAGCAT
The nucleotide sequence above comes from Haemophilus influenzae. Encoded proteins:
- the mobA gene encoding molybdenum cofactor guanylyltransferase MobA, with the translated sequence MTITISAVILAGGKARRIGGQDKGLQILGKQSLIEHVINRLQPQIHQISINTNRNQTEYAKFGFPVFSDELPDFQGPLSGMLTALEKKKSDFILFTPCDTPFFPMNLLDKLKSAVKNDRTLIAYACDEEREHPVFCLMSVQLKEKLRHYLASGERRLLQFMKENGGISVKFTQEEGNFENFNTLDDLKKTVI
- a CDS encoding YihD family protein, with amino-acid sequence MKCKRLNEVLELLQFYWSKDSDLSLMEILQKIANESGFQKPLNELTDEVIIYQLKMDGTDKYEPIPGLKKDYEEDFKTALLRARGIIK
- a CDS encoding amidohydrolase family protein, with the protein product MKSHVRSFKTYIRDEIIKKGGWVNAHAHADRAFTMTPEKIGIYHSSNLQQKWDLVDEVKRTSSVDDYYARFCQSIELMISQGVTAFGTFVDIDPICEDRAIIAAHKAREVYKHDIILKFANQTLKGVIEPTARKWFDIGAEMVDMIGGLPYRDELDYGRGLEAMDILLDKAKSLGIMCHVHVDQFNNPSEKETEQLCDKTIEHGMEGRVVGIHGISIGSHSKEYRYKLYEKMRKAKMMMIACPMAWIDSNRKEDLMPFHNALTPADEMIPEGITVALGTDNICDYMVPLCEGDLWQELSLLAAGCRFPHLDEMVNIASINGRKVLGLELI